A stretch of the Luteolibacter arcticus genome encodes the following:
- a CDS encoding DUF2459 domain-containing protein: MSLLRFILLLPAILLASCAMHLPVPEVSRQRVETRTMPVAASADTVPIYLLSDSLHTALVFDLKWLEESGYVKPHETGNPKWVTMSWGEKTAYVQQRWLNPFQVFRALCTPSPSVMEIIPIDWKVEQVCHHQKVFIADVPRSSGPALAAFLNGCAAKRPDGTPETVAPSSWGDGRLIRCPDNYSYYFPRICNVWTAQSLQSCGYSINTGSALSANGLVRQATSPQNGFVKIWDPETDEPKPAGR; this comes from the coding sequence ATGTCGCTGCTCCGCTTCATCCTGCTGCTGCCGGCGATCCTGCTGGCGTCCTGCGCCATGCATTTGCCGGTGCCGGAAGTGTCGCGCCAGCGCGTCGAGACCCGCACGATGCCGGTGGCGGCCTCGGCGGATACGGTGCCGATCTACCTGCTCTCCGACAGTCTTCACACCGCGCTCGTCTTCGACCTGAAATGGCTGGAGGAAAGTGGCTACGTGAAGCCGCATGAGACCGGCAATCCCAAGTGGGTGACCATGAGCTGGGGCGAGAAGACCGCCTATGTGCAACAGCGCTGGCTCAATCCGTTCCAGGTCTTCCGCGCGCTCTGCACGCCTTCGCCATCGGTGATGGAAATCATCCCCATCGACTGGAAGGTCGAGCAGGTCTGCCATCACCAGAAGGTCTTCATTGCCGATGTCCCGCGCTCGAGCGGTCCGGCGCTCGCCGCCTTCCTCAATGGTTGCGCCGCGAAACGGCCGGACGGCACGCCTGAGACGGTGGCTCCCTCGAGTTGGGGTGACGGTCGCCTGATCCGCTGCCCGGACAACTACTCCTACTACTTCCCTCGTATTTGCAACGTCTGGACCGCCCAGTCGCTGCAAAGCTGCGGCTACTCGATCAATACCGGCTCCGCGCTTTCTGCAAACGGATTGGTCCGCCAGGCGACTTCGCCGCAGAATGGGTTTGTGAAGATCTGGGATCCGGAGACGGATGAGCCGAAGCCGGCGGGAAGGTGA
- a CDS encoding DUF3817 domain-containing protein has translation MDFPWVAGASFILRAIDIGAPAAPLGPVMSAPDLRDPVGRVRLVGMLEGVSFLVLLGIAMPLKYIADMPMAVRITGMIHGVLFLLFLLVIFQAWGSKALTTKRSALAFLASLIPFGPFLIDRRLEEGATRSEDPAD, from the coding sequence ATGGATTTCCCTTGGGTGGCTGGTGCCTCGTTCATCCTCCGCGCGATTGACATCGGCGCGCCCGCTGCTCCCCTCGGCCCCGTCATGAGTGCTCCCGATCTGCGCGATCCTGTTGGCCGTGTCCGCCTCGTCGGCATGTTGGAAGGCGTTTCGTTCCTTGTCCTGCTCGGCATTGCCATGCCCCTGAAGTATATCGCGGACATGCCCATGGCGGTGCGCATCACGGGCATGATCCACGGCGTGCTCTTCCTGCTTTTCCTGCTGGTGATCTTCCAAGCATGGGGAAGCAAGGCGCTGACCACCAAACGGTCGGCGCTCGCTTTCCTCGCCTCGCTGATTCCGTTCGGTCCATTTCTCATTGACCGCCGCCTTGAGGAAGGGGCGACACGATCGGAAGATCCGGCGGATTGA
- a CDS encoding GreA/GreB family elongation factor, translating into MNSLRLFDADGHARLRHLLDTTDTPRPTPDQRKLLAALLEESSITRNPDELANRIAPGDRVLLVSPDDPRDWYELELVMPHDADVDADRISLLTPLGLALLGQRKGAIVAWEVPAGMREMKIESIVKLASALA; encoded by the coding sequence ATGAACTCGCTTCGACTGTTCGACGCGGACGGGCATGCCCGACTCCGCCATCTTCTTGATACCACCGACACACCCCGCCCGACGCCGGATCAGCGCAAGCTGCTGGCCGCCTTGTTAGAAGAAAGCTCCATCACCCGGAACCCGGACGAACTCGCCAACCGCATCGCTCCCGGCGACCGGGTCCTGCTGGTTTCTCCGGATGACCCGCGTGACTGGTACGAACTTGAACTCGTGATGCCCCACGACGCCGACGTCGATGCCGACCGCATCTCGCTGCTCACCCCGCTCGGCCTTGCCCTGCTCGGTCAGCGCAAGGGAGCAATCGTCGCGTGGGAAGTTCCCGCCGGGATGCGGGAGATGAAGATCGAATCGATCGTCAAGTTGGCCAGCGCCTTGGCATGA
- a CDS encoding YiiX/YebB-like N1pC/P60 family cysteine hydrolase: protein MLRLLTVLTLALSSCSSAGKSKKGGAAYQPEEGDILFQSLPNPMGMDLVDAIEGSTHSPYSHCGMVFQEGGKWKVIEAIGPVKITPLESYIERGRGKKVWAYRLAEKKRKHVPAALAAMRKDIGKPYDPRYRFDDQAIYCTELIWRGWKAATGEELGTAVTLGSLDWRPYQPVIEAIEGRGNLPLEREMITPRDMAKAKELTQVFPVEE, encoded by the coding sequence ATGCTCCGTCTCCTGACCGTCCTCACACTGGCGCTCTCGTCCTGCAGCTCTGCGGGGAAATCCAAAAAGGGAGGAGCTGCCTACCAACCGGAGGAAGGCGACATCCTCTTCCAATCGCTGCCCAATCCGATGGGGATGGATCTGGTGGATGCCATCGAGGGCTCGACCCACTCGCCCTATTCGCACTGCGGCATGGTCTTCCAGGAAGGCGGCAAGTGGAAGGTGATCGAGGCCATCGGACCGGTAAAGATCACGCCGCTGGAAAGCTACATCGAGCGTGGCCGAGGCAAGAAGGTGTGGGCCTACCGACTCGCTGAGAAGAAGCGCAAGCACGTGCCCGCCGCGCTGGCCGCGATGCGCAAGGACATTGGCAAGCCCTATGACCCGCGCTATCGCTTCGACGATCAGGCGATCTATTGCACCGAGCTGATCTGGCGCGGCTGGAAAGCCGCCACCGGCGAGGAACTCGGCACCGCCGTTACCCTCGGCAGCCTGGACTGGAGACCTTATCAACCGGTGATCGAGGCGATCGAAGGCCGCGGCAATCTGCCACTCGAACGCGAGATGATCACCCCGCGGGACATGGCCAAGGCGAAGGAACTCACGCAGGTGTTCCCGGTGGAGGAGTGA
- a CDS encoding OmpP1/FadL family transporter — protein MNSRLVACSLGLIAPLCHGAGFQLHERSAAGLGRAFSGEAAMGDDATVIASNPAGMVLLEDEWSFAIGASGIFPEVEVSGIYTPPAPAPPGTVIPAPAGNVSDDAYLPYLYLAKRINDHLSFGFGAYTTFGLKSDYPLAFPARTIADFSELVSINLNPSLAWRINDQWSVGAGYDALHGEGTLVASLPSTLPALDLAGDDWGHGFNVGVLFEATESTRFGLHYRSKIDLDLEGRVISVIPAFNGPGTLSVELPASVEFSAVHDFNDWSIHGDVMWTDWSVFQELAPYIPGAPAQPPVTEENWKDSWRFALGTTWRASETWTFRAGIAYDRSPVGEANLTLRIPDADRLWLSAGFSWEFSPCWTLDFGYTHIMADDVFINDGSAATGTFQGKASGSGDIVSLGISAGF, from the coding sequence ATGAACTCCCGACTCGTCGCCTGCTCCCTAGGCTTGATCGCCCCGCTTTGCCACGGGGCTGGCTTCCAACTCCACGAACGCTCCGCAGCCGGCCTCGGGCGGGCATTCTCCGGCGAAGCGGCGATGGGAGACGACGCCACGGTGATCGCGTCGAACCCGGCCGGCATGGTCTTGTTAGAAGACGAGTGGTCGTTCGCGATCGGGGCCAGCGGGATCTTTCCCGAGGTGGAGGTCAGCGGGATCTACACGCCGCCTGCGCCCGCGCCACCGGGCACGGTGATCCCCGCCCCTGCGGGCAATGTCTCGGACGACGCCTACCTGCCCTACCTCTACCTCGCCAAGCGGATCAACGACCACCTCAGCTTCGGCTTCGGCGCCTACACCACCTTCGGCCTCAAGTCCGACTATCCCCTCGCCTTCCCGGCGCGGACGATCGCCGATTTCAGCGAGCTCGTTTCCATCAATCTCAATCCCTCGCTCGCCTGGCGGATCAATGATCAGTGGTCAGTGGGTGCCGGCTACGATGCGCTGCATGGCGAGGGCACGCTGGTGGCCAGCCTGCCTTCCACCTTGCCCGCGCTGGATCTGGCTGGCGACGATTGGGGCCACGGCTTCAATGTCGGCGTGCTGTTCGAGGCGACGGAAAGCACACGCTTCGGACTGCACTATCGCTCGAAGATCGACTTGGATCTGGAAGGCCGCGTGATCTCGGTGATTCCCGCGTTCAATGGCCCGGGAACGCTTTCGGTCGAACTTCCCGCGAGCGTGGAATTCAGCGCCGTACATGATTTCAATGACTGGTCCATCCACGGCGACGTGATGTGGACGGATTGGAGCGTTTTCCAAGAGCTCGCACCCTACATCCCCGGTGCACCGGCCCAGCCGCCCGTCACCGAGGAAAACTGGAAGGACTCGTGGCGCTTCGCCCTCGGCACCACCTGGCGGGCGAGCGAAACGTGGACCTTCCGCGCCGGTATCGCGTATGATCGCTCACCGGTGGGCGAGGCAAATCTCACGCTGCGCATCCCCGACGCAGACCGCCTGTGGCTGAGCGCCGGCTTCTCGTGGGAGTTCTCCCCCTGCTGGACGCTCGATTTCGGCTACACCCACATCATGGCCGACGATGTCTTCATCAACGATGGCAGTGCGGCGACGGGCACCTTCCAGGGCAAGGCCTCCGGCAGCGGCGATATCGTCTCGCTCGGCATTTCGGCCGGCTTCTGA
- a CDS encoding HPr family phosphocarrier protein, with protein MPQREFTIQNKLGIHARPAAQFVKTASRFSSEVRVEKDGEEVDGKSIMGLMMLAAGHGSVISVAADGSDADAALDALADLIGRKFEEE; from the coding sequence ATGCCGCAGCGCGAATTCACTATCCAGAACAAACTCGGCATTCACGCCCGTCCCGCGGCCCAGTTCGTGAAAACCGCCAGCCGCTTTTCGTCGGAAGTGCGTGTTGAGAAGGATGGCGAGGAAGTTGACGGCAAAAGCATCATGGGCCTCATGATGCTGGCCGCCGGCCACGGATCGGTCATCAGCGTGGCGGCCGATGGCTCCGACGCCGATGCCGCGCTCGATGCGCTGGCGGATCTGATCGGGCGGAAGTTCGAGGAGGAGTGA
- a CDS encoding C40 family peptidase: MAAYLLWQPLHNGWLRYGLPLALAVVWAGLLMLAWERKPWRMAFLCLSLLAGLPLVMPGRELDRDRLTDRYLSSMRSFEGTRYVWGGEGQRGIDCSGLPRRGLRDALLDQAVRGNGRAARMWLEQWWYDTSAKAMGEGYRGFTRPAGIEGPLWKLDPALIHPGDLAVTGGGNHVMIHLGGGDWIQSDPGPGKVIIARPDQVDNPWFRSKVSIHRWSVFE, encoded by the coding sequence TTGGCGGCCTACTTGCTCTGGCAACCGTTGCACAATGGTTGGCTTCGCTACGGCCTGCCGTTGGCTTTGGCGGTGGTGTGGGCGGGATTGTTGATGCTGGCGTGGGAGCGGAAGCCATGGCGGATGGCGTTCCTTTGCCTGTCATTGCTTGCGGGGCTGCCCCTGGTGATGCCGGGCCGGGAACTGGACCGGGACAGGCTAACAGACCGCTACTTGTCTTCGATGCGGAGCTTTGAAGGCACGCGCTATGTCTGGGGTGGCGAAGGTCAGCGCGGTATTGATTGCTCCGGGCTGCCGCGGCGGGGCTTGCGTGATGCCTTGCTTGACCAGGCGGTGCGTGGCAATGGCCGGGCAGCACGGATGTGGCTAGAGCAGTGGTGGTACGACACCAGCGCCAAGGCGATGGGTGAAGGGTATCGAGGCTTCACTCGCCCCGCCGGAATCGAGGGGCCGTTATGGAAGCTGGACCCCGCACTCATTCATCCCGGAGACCTTGCCGTAACGGGCGGCGGCAATCACGTGATGATTCATCTCGGCGGCGGCGATTGGATTCAGTCCGACCCGGGACCGGGCAAGGTTATCATCGCTCGCCCCGACCAAGTCGATAATCCTTGGTTCCGCTCCAAGGTCTCGATTCACCGCTGGTCGGTCTTTGAGTGA
- the hprK gene encoding HPr(Ser) kinase/phosphatase — translation MTPRVKQTASITIGEFFERHATALSLTLLGEKHGFERPISEPAPNRPGLALAGFFSYFAKKRIQVLGNSEISYLKKLTPQMSAERLRRMCERDIPGIVVSRGAALSEEHMKIAAEHRIPVFGTTLVTMKFLNAATLRLEHEFAPNVTMHGCMVDLRGIGVLIIGKSGAGKSETAIGLIERGGALVADDMVRIKLVGGELNASAPALSRGYLEIRGIGIVNVANLYGLASIRPEKRLDLVVTLIAHADQNEIDRLGLQPKSYEILGQPVPHVEVPVAPGRDTARMVAIAALDQQLRRLGYNMADEFNQRLLRHMAGEV, via the coding sequence ATGACACCCCGCGTCAAGCAAACGGCCTCGATCACCATTGGAGAGTTTTTCGAGCGCCATGCGACGGCGTTGTCGCTGACCCTGTTAGGAGAGAAGCACGGCTTCGAGCGGCCGATCAGCGAGCCCGCGCCCAACCGGCCCGGCCTCGCGCTCGCCGGCTTCTTCAGCTACTTCGCGAAGAAGCGCATCCAGGTGCTGGGGAATTCCGAGATCTCCTACCTGAAGAAACTCACCCCACAGATGAGTGCGGAGCGTCTCCGCCGCATGTGCGAGCGCGACATCCCAGGTATCGTCGTTTCGCGCGGCGCGGCGCTTTCCGAGGAGCACATGAAGATCGCGGCGGAGCACCGCATCCCGGTCTTCGGCACCACGCTGGTGACCATGAAGTTCCTCAATGCCGCCACGCTGCGGCTGGAGCACGAGTTCGCGCCGAACGTCACCATGCACGGCTGCATGGTGGACCTGCGCGGCATCGGCGTGCTGATCATCGGCAAGAGCGGCGCCGGCAAGAGCGAGACCGCCATCGGCCTGATCGAGCGCGGCGGCGCGCTGGTCGCCGATGACATGGTGCGGATCAAACTCGTCGGCGGCGAGCTGAACGCCTCCGCCCCCGCCCTTTCCCGCGGCTATCTCGAAATCCGCGGCATCGGCATCGTCAACGTCGCCAATCTCTACGGTCTCGCCTCGATCCGCCCGGAAAAGCGCCTCGATCTGGTGGTCACCTTGATCGCCCACGCCGACCAGAACGAAATCGACCGCCTCGGCCTGCAGCCGAAGTCCTACGAAATCCTCGGCCAACCGGTGCCGCACGTGGAAGTCCCCGTCGCCCCCGGCCGCGACACCGCCCGCATGGTGGCCATCGCCGCACTGGACCAGCAGCTCCGCCGGCTGGGCTACAACATGGCCGATGAGTTCAACCAGCGCTTGCTCCGCCACATGGCGGGAGAGGTGTGA
- a CDS encoding pyrimidine/purine nucleoside phosphorylase, with translation MNMLPSSFAGVTVSTKANIYFDGKVVSHSLILADGRKKSLGVIFPGEFHFGTADSEVMEITAGACEVVLDGTSETLAISAGNSFDVPGNSGFTIRVAGEPCEYICSFGTP, from the coding sequence ATGAACATGCTCCCATCTTCCTTCGCCGGGGTCACCGTCTCGACCAAGGCCAACATCTATTTCGATGGCAAGGTCGTCTCGCACTCCTTGATTCTCGCAGACGGCCGCAAGAAGTCGCTCGGGGTGATCTTTCCGGGTGAATTTCACTTCGGCACTGCCGATTCGGAGGTGATGGAAATCACCGCCGGCGCATGTGAGGTGGTGCTCGATGGCACCAGCGAGACGCTGGCGATTTCCGCCGGCAATTCCTTCGATGTCCCCGGCAACAGCGGCTTCACCATCCGCGTGGCCGGCGAACCCTGCGAATACATCTGCTCCTTCGGCACGCCTTGA
- a CDS encoding FKBP-type peptidyl-prolyl cis-trans isomerase has product MPAAPADVAAPPADAIQSPTGLASKVIEAGSGSDKPGPADTVTVHYSGWTTDGKLFDSSVERGKTISFPLDGVIAGWTEGLQLMVTGEKRRFWIPANLAYGENPRGGAPKGMLVFDVELFDIKKAPEPPPVPEDVAAPPADAVKTASGLASKVLSPGNGSRHPKATDRVEVHYSGWTTDGKLFDSSVVRGESIDFPLNGVIPGWTEGVQLMVGGEKRRFWIPANLAYGTNPPPGAPAGMLVFDVELLDIL; this is encoded by the coding sequence ATGCCCGCTGCTCCTGCCGACGTCGCCGCCCCGCCCGCTGATGCCATCCAAAGCCCGACGGGCTTGGCGTCGAAAGTCATCGAAGCCGGCAGCGGCAGCGACAAGCCGGGCCCGGCCGACACCGTGACCGTCCACTACTCCGGCTGGACCACCGACGGAAAGCTGTTCGACAGCTCGGTGGAGCGCGGCAAGACGATTTCCTTTCCGCTCGACGGCGTCATCGCCGGCTGGACCGAGGGCCTGCAGCTCATGGTGACCGGCGAAAAGCGCCGCTTCTGGATCCCCGCCAACCTTGCCTACGGGGAAAACCCGCGCGGCGGTGCGCCGAAGGGTATGCTCGTCTTCGATGTGGAGCTTTTCGACATCAAGAAGGCTCCCGAGCCCCCGCCGGTGCCGGAAGACGTCGCCGCGCCTCCGGCCGATGCCGTGAAGACCGCCAGCGGTCTCGCCTCGAAAGTCCTGTCTCCCGGCAATGGCTCCCGTCACCCGAAGGCGACGGACCGGGTGGAGGTGCACTATTCCGGCTGGACCACGGACGGCAAACTCTTCGACAGCTCGGTCGTCCGCGGTGAATCGATCGACTTCCCGCTCAATGGCGTGATTCCCGGTTGGACCGAAGGCGTGCAGCTCATGGTGGGCGGCGAGAAGCGTCGCTTCTGGATCCCTGCGAACCTCGCCTACGGCACCAACCCGCCTCCCGGCGCGCCCGCTGGCATGCTGGTCTTCGACGTGGAACTCCTCGACATCCTCTAA
- the ptsP gene encoding phosphoenolpyruvate--protein phosphotransferase yields the protein MPDKQETVLQGTPVSPGIGIGPVHVVARGFSAPEVYEISEKDVPAEQDRFKAALEETKIQLDELQERIKAISGEEESRIFEAHLMVLEDRAMLGRVAEAISTRRQNAEFAFYAVMQHFLEAMRRVPDPYLRERTADLEDVCQRVLRNFREEEVPRHAEPDEQHILVAYDLTPSDTAAINRRHVLGFATELGSVNSHTAILARSLGLPAIVGVEDAVLDIRTLTPAILDGYSGRLILHPSEETLARYRELQDRKEQVRRDLEAQRDEDTTTTDGRAITLSSNIEFLDEIAFVQKSGAKGVGLYRTEFLLLDGEEMPGELEQSEAYTRLAKALAPHPVIIRTLDAGGDKLPVEPLTEPEPNPFLGWRGIRVSLDRPGMFKEQLRAILRASAHGKLAVMFPLVSGLGEVRRAKAYLRECMDELSSQGVPFDEKLETGVMIEVPSAAVIADLIAPEVDFFSIGTNDLIQYTVAVDRVNHHVAELYRPTHPAVVRLIKQTVDAAANAGIWTGVCGEMAGDIRLTPLMLGLGVQELSVGPHQVPRVRRAIRALSHAECVEMANLALKTALSPEIMNATVGLARKYYPELLD from the coding sequence ATGCCCGACAAACAGGAAACCGTGCTTCAAGGCACCCCCGTATCACCGGGGATCGGGATCGGCCCGGTGCATGTCGTGGCCCGCGGGTTCTCCGCGCCCGAGGTCTACGAGATTTCCGAAAAGGACGTCCCCGCCGAGCAGGACCGCTTCAAGGCGGCACTGGAGGAAACCAAGATCCAGCTCGATGAACTACAGGAGCGCATCAAGGCGATCTCCGGCGAGGAAGAGAGCCGGATCTTCGAGGCTCACCTGATGGTACTGGAGGACCGCGCGATGCTCGGCCGCGTGGCCGAGGCCATTTCCACCCGCCGCCAGAATGCCGAATTCGCCTTCTACGCGGTGATGCAGCATTTCCTGGAAGCCATGCGCCGGGTGCCGGACCCGTATTTGCGCGAGCGCACCGCGGATCTGGAAGACGTCTGCCAGCGCGTGCTGCGAAATTTCCGCGAGGAAGAAGTGCCGCGCCACGCCGAGCCAGACGAGCAGCACATCCTGGTCGCCTACGATCTCACGCCGTCCGACACCGCTGCGATCAACCGCCGCCACGTGCTCGGCTTCGCGACCGAACTCGGCAGCGTGAACTCGCACACCGCCATCCTCGCCCGCTCGCTCGGGCTGCCGGCGATCGTCGGCGTCGAGGATGCCGTGCTCGACATCCGCACGCTCACCCCGGCGATCCTCGACGGCTACTCCGGCCGGCTGATTCTCCACCCTTCCGAGGAAACGCTGGCCCGCTACCGGGAACTGCAGGACCGCAAGGAACAGGTTCGCCGCGACCTCGAAGCCCAGCGCGACGAGGACACTACGACCACCGACGGCCGGGCCATCACGCTTTCCTCCAACATCGAGTTCCTCGACGAAATCGCTTTCGTGCAAAAGAGCGGCGCGAAAGGCGTGGGCCTCTACCGCACCGAATTCCTGCTGCTGGATGGCGAGGAAATGCCGGGCGAACTCGAGCAGTCGGAAGCCTACACCCGGCTCGCCAAGGCGCTGGCACCCCACCCGGTGATCATCCGCACGCTGGATGCCGGCGGTGACAAGCTGCCGGTCGAGCCGCTCACCGAACCGGAACCAAATCCTTTCCTCGGCTGGCGCGGCATCCGTGTCTCGCTCGATCGGCCCGGCATGTTCAAGGAGCAGCTCCGCGCCATCCTGCGCGCCAGCGCCCATGGCAAGCTCGCCGTGATGTTCCCGCTGGTGTCCGGCCTGGGCGAAGTGCGCCGGGCCAAGGCCTACCTCCGGGAGTGCATGGACGAACTGTCCAGCCAAGGCGTGCCCTTCGACGAAAAGCTCGAGACCGGCGTGATGATCGAGGTGCCCAGCGCCGCCGTCATCGCCGACCTGATCGCGCCTGAGGTCGATTTCTTCTCCATCGGGACCAATGACCTGATCCAGTACACCGTGGCGGTGGACCGGGTGAACCACCACGTGGCCGAGCTTTACCGCCCGACCCATCCGGCCGTGGTGCGCCTGATCAAGCAAACCGTCGATGCCGCGGCGAATGCCGGCATCTGGACCGGGGTCTGCGGGGAAATGGCCGGCGACATCCGCCTCACACCGCTGATGCTGGGACTCGGCGTTCAGGAATTGTCGGTCGGCCCGCACCAAGTGCCGCGAGTCCGCCGGGCGATCCGGGCGCTCAGTCACGCCGAGTGCGTGGAGATGGCGAACCTCGCCCTCAAGACCGCGCTGAGCCCGGAAATCATGAATGCCACGGTCGGTCTCGCGCGGAAGTATTACCCGGAGCTG